In the genome of Chiloscyllium plagiosum isolate BGI_BamShark_2017 chromosome 22, ASM401019v2, whole genome shotgun sequence, one region contains:
- the LOC122561092 gene encoding cytochrome P450 26A1 isoform X2, translating to MKVRKYGYIYKTHLFGNPTVRVMGAENVKQILLGEHKLVSVQWPASVRTILGAGCLSNLHHSEHKHRKRVILKAFSREALQNYIPVMGEEIRAGVRRWLDSGSCVLVYPEMKRLMFGIAMRILLGFEPANTSPQTQRELIQAFEEMIRNLFSLPIDVPFSGLYRGLKARNVIHAKIEENIRKKVARRDSSGQFKDALQLLIEHSEQSEQPLRLQELKESATELLFGGHETTASTATSLVTFLALHPEVLHKVRRELQEQGLLSRDGSEISHISMELLEQLKYTGSVIKETLRLSPPVPGGFRVALKTFVLNGYQIPKGWNVIYSICDTHDVATNFSKKEEFNPDRFMEGCSENESCRFSYIPFGGGSRSCVGKEFAKILLKIFTVELVRACDWELLNGPPTMKTNPMLYPVDNLPTKFTPFPYNI from the exons ATGAAAGTGCGTAAGTACGGCTACATCTACAAGACCCATCTGTTCGGGAACCCGACGGTGCGGGTCATGGGAGCCGAGAACGTGAAGCAGATCTTACTGGGGGAGCACAAGCTGGTCTCGGTGCAATGGCCTGCCTCAGTACGGACCATCCTGGGGGCCGGCTGCCTGTCCAACCTACACCACTCGGAGCACAAACACAGAAAGAGG GTGATCTTGAAAGCTTTCTCGAGGGAAGCTCTGCAGAATTACATCCCAGTGATGGGGGAGGAGATCCGGGCCGGCGTCCGGCGGTGGCTGGACAGCGGCTCCTGTGTGCTCGTCTACCCCGAAATGAAGCGTCTCATGTTCGGCATCGCGATGCGGATTCTGCTCGGCTTCGAACCCGCGAACACCAGCCCGCAGACTCAGCGGGAACTTATCCAGGCCTTTGAGGAAATGATCCGTAATCTCTTCTCCCTGCCTATCGATGTACCGTTCAGCGGCTTATACCGG GGGCTGAAGGCGAGGAATGTGATCCACGCGAAAATCGAGGAGAACATCAGGAAAAAGGTGGCGAGACGCGATTCCTCCGGGCAGTTCAAAGATGCTCTGCAACTTCTGATCGAGCACTCGGAACAGAGCGAGCAACCGCTGCGTTTACAG GAGCTGAAGGAATCTGCTACCGAGTTGTTATTTGGAGGACACGAGACGACTGCCAGTACCGCCACCTCCCTGGTCACCTTCCTAGCCCTACACCCGGAGGTGTTACACAAAGTCAGGCGGGAGCTGCAAGAGCAG GGATTATTGAGCAGAGACGGCTCAGAGATCAGCCACATCAGCATGGAACTACTGGAACAACTTAAATATACCGGAAGCGTTATCAAAGAAACTCTTCGGCTCAGTCCCCCAGTTCCTGGGGGATTCCGTGTGGCCCTAAAAACCTTCGTGCTAAAT GGATATCAGATACCAAAAGGCTGGAATGTAATTTACAGTATTTGTGACACACATGATGTAGCGACAAATTTCTCAAAGAAAGAAGAGTTTAACCCCGATCGCTTCATGGAGGGCTGCTCAGAAAATGAATCCTGCAGATTCAGCTACATTCCTTTTGGAGGAGGATCCAGGAGTTGTGTGGGCAAAGAGTTTGCCAAGATTCTCCTCAAGATCTTCACAGTGGAGCTAGTCAGGGCTTGTGACTGGGAACTTTTAAATGGGCCTCCTACAATGAAAACCAATCCTATGCTGTATCCAGTGGACAACTTGCCCACAAAATTCACACCATTCCCATACAACATATGA
- the LOC122561092 gene encoding cytochrome P450 26A1 isoform X1 produces the protein MVLVTLCATFLCTFVLPLALFLFAVKLWEVYCVSGRDPACEKPLPPGSMGLPFLGETLHLVLQRYKFLKMKVRKYGYIYKTHLFGNPTVRVMGAENVKQILLGEHKLVSVQWPASVRTILGAGCLSNLHHSEHKHRKRVILKAFSREALQNYIPVMGEEIRAGVRRWLDSGSCVLVYPEMKRLMFGIAMRILLGFEPANTSPQTQRELIQAFEEMIRNLFSLPIDVPFSGLYRGLKARNVIHAKIEENIRKKVARRDSSGQFKDALQLLIEHSEQSEQPLRLQELKESATELLFGGHETTASTATSLVTFLALHPEVLHKVRRELQEQGLLSRDGSEISHISMELLEQLKYTGSVIKETLRLSPPVPGGFRVALKTFVLNGYQIPKGWNVIYSICDTHDVATNFSKKEEFNPDRFMEGCSENESCRFSYIPFGGGSRSCVGKEFAKILLKIFTVELVRACDWELLNGPPTMKTNPMLYPVDNLPTKFTPFPYNI, from the exons ATGGTCTTGGTTACACTTTGTGCTACCTTCCTGTGCACTTTCGTGCTGCCCTTGGCGCTCTTCCTGTTCGCGGTGAAGTTGTGGGAAGTTTactgtgtcagtggaagggaCCCTGCCTGTGAAAAGCCCCTGCCCCCAGGTTCCATGGGGCTGCCTTTTCTAGGAGAGACCCTCCACCTAGTCCTGCAG AGATACAAGTTCCTGAAAATGAAAGTGCGTAAGTACGGCTACATCTACAAGACCCATCTGTTCGGGAACCCGACGGTGCGGGTCATGGGAGCCGAGAACGTGAAGCAGATCTTACTGGGGGAGCACAAGCTGGTCTCGGTGCAATGGCCTGCCTCAGTACGGACCATCCTGGGGGCCGGCTGCCTGTCCAACCTACACCACTCGGAGCACAAACACAGAAAGAGG GTGATCTTGAAAGCTTTCTCGAGGGAAGCTCTGCAGAATTACATCCCAGTGATGGGGGAGGAGATCCGGGCCGGCGTCCGGCGGTGGCTGGACAGCGGCTCCTGTGTGCTCGTCTACCCCGAAATGAAGCGTCTCATGTTCGGCATCGCGATGCGGATTCTGCTCGGCTTCGAACCCGCGAACACCAGCCCGCAGACTCAGCGGGAACTTATCCAGGCCTTTGAGGAAATGATCCGTAATCTCTTCTCCCTGCCTATCGATGTACCGTTCAGCGGCTTATACCGG GGGCTGAAGGCGAGGAATGTGATCCACGCGAAAATCGAGGAGAACATCAGGAAAAAGGTGGCGAGACGCGATTCCTCCGGGCAGTTCAAAGATGCTCTGCAACTTCTGATCGAGCACTCGGAACAGAGCGAGCAACCGCTGCGTTTACAG GAGCTGAAGGAATCTGCTACCGAGTTGTTATTTGGAGGACACGAGACGACTGCCAGTACCGCCACCTCCCTGGTCACCTTCCTAGCCCTACACCCGGAGGTGTTACACAAAGTCAGGCGGGAGCTGCAAGAGCAG GGATTATTGAGCAGAGACGGCTCAGAGATCAGCCACATCAGCATGGAACTACTGGAACAACTTAAATATACCGGAAGCGTTATCAAAGAAACTCTTCGGCTCAGTCCCCCAGTTCCTGGGGGATTCCGTGTGGCCCTAAAAACCTTCGTGCTAAAT GGATATCAGATACCAAAAGGCTGGAATGTAATTTACAGTATTTGTGACACACATGATGTAGCGACAAATTTCTCAAAGAAAGAAGAGTTTAACCCCGATCGCTTCATGGAGGGCTGCTCAGAAAATGAATCCTGCAGATTCAGCTACATTCCTTTTGGAGGAGGATCCAGGAGTTGTGTGGGCAAAGAGTTTGCCAAGATTCTCCTCAAGATCTTCACAGTGGAGCTAGTCAGGGCTTGTGACTGGGAACTTTTAAATGGGCCTCCTACAATGAAAACCAATCCTATGCTGTATCCAGTGGACAACTTGCCCACAAAATTCACACCATTCCCATACAACATATGA
- the LOC122561093 gene encoding cytochrome P450 26C1-like isoform X3, whose amino-acid sequence MQQAWEHLWGEFLYPQILARVFSHAALDSYLPGIQRLVRSRVRAWCREPAPVAVYPAAKALTFCIAVRILLGLQAADQQLDRLAATFEQLMENIFSLPVDMPFSGLRKGLKARDALHEYLETAIGEKLQAQRPLSQPDALSLMLHSARENGRELNLQELKEAAVELIFAAFSTTASASTSLVLLLLQHSEALEKVRQELGQHGLLAPCQCPLERPDNSGAQHRLGSRASRPGAEGCPPPIPPDSGSLADASAMPGESRSQSRTEPEAWHFPEAVPEREGPGCECQPLLRLDTLSRLRYLDCVVKEVLRLLPPVSGGYRTALQTFELNGCQIPKGWNIIYSIRDTQETAAVYLNPDTFDPDRFGPERDESKAGRFNYLPFGGGVRSCVGRELARVILKTLAVELSSAATWELASATYPKMQTVPVVHPVDGLKVRFHRLDGMVTK is encoded by the exons atgcagcaggcctgggaacatctgtggggagagttTCTCTATCCACAG ATACTGGCCCGGGTATTCAGCCACGCCGCTCTGGACAGCTACCTCCCCGGGATCCAGCGGCTGGTCCGTTCCCGGGTCCGGGCTTGGTGCAGGGAGCCGGCTCCGGTCGCTGTCTACCCGGCCGCCAAGGCGCTGACTTTCTGCATCGCCGTCCGGATCCTGCTGGGTCTGCAGGCGGCCGACCAGCAGCTGGACCGCCTGGCCGCTACCTTCGAGCAGCTGATGGAGAACATCTTCTCGCTGCCCGTGGACATGCCGTTCAGCGGCTTGCGGAAG GGCCTCAAGGCACGGGACGCATTACACGAGTACTTGGAAACCGCGATCGGAGAGAAGCTGCAGGCGCAGCGCCCGCTTTCTCAGCCTGACGCCCTGAGCTTGATGCTGCATAGTGCCCGGGAGAATGGGAGGGAGTTAAACCTCCAGGAGCTGAAG GAAGCTGCTGTTGAGCTGATCTTCGCTGCTTTCTCCACCACGGCGAGTGCCAGCACGTCCCTGGTGCTGCTGCTTCTGCAACACTCCGAGGCGCTGGAGAAGGTGAGGCAGGAGCTGGGCCAACACGGGCTGCTCGCTCCCTGTCAGTGCCCCCTGGAGCGGCCGGACAACAGCGGCGCTCAGCACCGACTGGGAAGCCGAGCCAGTCGGCCGGGGGCTGAAGGCTGCCCTCCGCCTATCCCCCCGGACAGCGGCTCCCTGGCTGATGCCAGCGCAATGCCCGGAGAGAGCCGCTCCCAGTCACGAACGGAACCTGAAGCCTGGCACTTTCCGGAAGCCGTGCCAGAGCGAGAGGGGCCAGGCTGTGAGTGCCAGCCCCTGCTGAGGTTGGATACCCTCAGCCGCCTGCGTTACCTGGACTGTGTGGTGAAGGAAGTGCTGCGGCTGCTACCGCCTGTCTCTGGGGGCTACCGGACAGCCTTACAGACCTTCGAGCTAAAT GGCTGTCAGATTCCCAAAGGTTGGAATATTATCTATAGCATTCGTGACACACAAGAGACGGCAGCCGTCTACCTGAACCCGGATACTTTCGATCCCGATCGCTTTGGACCGGAGCGGGATGAGAGCAAAGCGGGGAGGTTTAATTATTTACCTTTCGGAGGGGGGGTTCGGAGCTGCGTCGGCAGGGAACTGGCGCGAGTGATCCTCAAAACACTGGCGGTGGAACTGAGCAGCGCAGCGACCTGGGAGCTCGCGAGCGCCACCTACCCTAAGATGCAAACTGTCCCGGTTGTGCACCCTGTCGATGGGCTGAAGGTTCGCTTTCATCGCCTGGATGGCATGGTAACGAAATGA